One window of Anaerolineales bacterium genomic DNA carries:
- a CDS encoding YraN family protein: MTRHNQRIGAWGESTAVGWLEERGYDVTARNVRTPYGEIDIVAKKGGVIYYIEVKTLTSSRNFFPEHQITARKREHMLNAAAHHASENGIDRWQIDVIAVEGRPGGTPVIHHFQNIN; the protein is encoded by the coding sequence ATGACCAGGCATAACCAGCGCATCGGCGCCTGGGGCGAATCAACCGCGGTCGGCTGGCTTGAAGAGAGGGGATATGATGTGACAGCGCGCAACGTCCGTACGCCGTATGGCGAAATCGATATCGTGGCTAAAAAGGGCGGTGTTATCTATTACATCGAGGTGAAAACGCTTACCTCATCCAGGAATTTTTTCCCCGAGCACCAGATCACAGCGCGGAAACGGGAACACATGCTGAACGCCGCTGCTCACCACGCCTCTGAAAATGGGATCGATCGCTGGCAGATCGATGTGATCGCCGTCGAAGGCAGACCCGGCGGGACCCCCGTCATCCATCATTTCCAGAACATAAATTAG